gatcccagagatcatttttgcgactactctgctgcagaagaagtgacaacaagcagcaacagttagcagcgatcgtttattttttcctcttgcctggactattaacatagaggattacatatctaaaataaaacagttttctaaactggactttcaatcgaagcaggaggtaatacttaaaggaagatctccatcgagacagagagacttttaaaactgaagaaagataaggaagacttctataaacaagttatcaatgcttttgttcaaaaggagcggcgcatggacttcatttataagtaaaggtaagaccataataaagttttttttttattaaatgtgcctttttgtgtgctacagtttgtatgtgtaaagttaaagtaccaatgattgtcacacacacactcggtgtggtgaaatgtgtcctctgcatttgacccacccccttgatcaccccctgggaggtgaggggagcagtgggcagcagcggcgccgtgcccgggaatcatttttggtgattcaacccccaattccaacccttgatgctgagtgccaagcagggaataatgctggtatgagcttataaacataacccgttaactgctgccaatcaaatggtgaataagatactctttagggttcatatgtttgtaaatctgactgtgatgaagtcagtgcctcaccagccatgaacctcaccgcacgtcactgagtacGGCTTGTACATGTCAGTATTTACACGCAATTTCTTTGAAAATTGCTTATTCTAGTTTTTTGTGTGATGTTCTAATCCGGGATGTTTTTATTTTGAGTACCACAGATCTGGGTTTATCTGTTTTGGATACAAAGTCCCAGCTTCTTTAGCGTGCATCAACCTCACTGATAAAGCCACTCAATGAATCAGTCACTCCTTCATTTGTATTCATTTCATCAAGTCAGTGATGTCAGCATCAGGCCAAAAGGTTCTAGAATTGTTCCGCCATTTGGACAGAAATGGCCTTCCCCTGAGGTTGCGGCGGGATTCCGGGAGACCCAGACGGCCTTTTTCCATCGCTGCAAAGAGCTGAGTCTGCGGATTCTGAAGGTGATGGCCCACAGTCTGGACCTGGACCCCGACGTGTTCCTGAGCGCTCACCGCCTGATCGGAGGTACGCGCCGGTCCCCGCGTCTCCGTGTTCTGCGTTTGTTTAGCATAGCGGCCAATTAGGGCAGCGAGCCACCGCATCCAGCAGAGGGAGCTGTGGTGAAAAACACCCGCTGTTTATTTTTCTTGAAGACGATGAGAACTCAACGACGCTGCGTTCGCTGTACTACCCGCCGGTCAACAGAGAACTGGCCAAGGAGGGCCAGCTGAGGTGTGGCGAGCATTCCGACTACGGGAGCATCACCTTGTTGTTCCAGGATTCTGAAGGTCTGCAGGTGAGGGAAGTTGCACTGCATAAAAACATTGCTTACTCCAAAAGGTACAGAATAAATTATACTACTGCTATGTGTTATATGCAAACCAGCTTACctgcaaaacaattaaaacagcGTTACAACCGGAGCTTGATGCATCTGCTTTTTTTCATATCAGGTACTGACAGACTTCTTCTACAGGCCAGCTATTGATACCAAAGGCACCAAGCGCCCTCTGCTGGTGTAACTAAATATCGCATGCTGCATAGAAATACATAGTAAACCTTGACATCACAAAACAATTAGTCTATAAATAGTATTTAAATCAAGTTTTCTGACCTTAAAGAGTTTTTAATGGGGGGGAGGGGCAACTATTTTAATCCAAGTAAATCACTTAGTGCCACACAAGCGCTATATCAATCTTTAGCTATAAGTTAATGCGACCTAACAAGACCGGATTTGCTTAAAGGGCTCTCACGGGATTCACTGTGACCTTCGCCACGCCAACCGGCAATAAGGAGGCTCCAAACCGGAATTTTCgctattttgatacattttgtacattcgatactaaaaaacaatacaatatactgTAGATCAATATTTTCTCATCCATCTGAACACAACATCcgtatcttagctttgtgttatcggTAACAAAGTATATTCTACATAATTTTGGCCTAAATTACGCATATTCAAGCTAGAAAATGGCTAGATGAACTAAAAATAACAATACGGTAGTATTGGCCACGATACAAACCCAAAACAATGAGACCGTGCTGCTTAGTATCATGGAcattgattggctcagcctcaggcagcattactgacattagcatgctaacttttttagccaaatttGCAGCCGACCGTAactttgttacttgacacatgctaacattaacgtactaacttttttagctaattttccaGCCAAAACACCTCAGTCATTTGACTTGGTACTTGatccatgctaactgttagcatttaagcatgctaactgtttttggcaattttatagcccaacacctcagagtcatataacttggtacttgacacaagcTAACAATAAATTACGAacgtttttagccaattttatagccaaacacctcagagtcatatgacttggtacttgacccatgctaacggttagcattcgAGCATGCTAAGTTTTTAAACCAGTTTTATAGCTGAACATATTAATTCAATTAACATCATCCACTTCTTTCCCGTTGCCATGGTTGGGAAACCAGCACTCTATCGATCTTTAGCTATAAGTTAATGCGAGCTAACAAGACCGGGTTTGCTTGATGGGCTCTCACGGGTTTCACTGTGACCTTCGCCACGCCAACCGGCAATAAGGAGGCTCCAACCCGGAATATTTgctattttgatacattttgtacattcgatactaaaaaccaatacaatatactgtagataccatgaattgatttacgtggaccccgacttaaacaagttgaaaaacttattcgggtgttaccatttagtggtcaattgtacgcaatatgtactgtactgtgcaatctactaataaaaatttcaatcaatcaatcaatacaataTTTTCTCATCTATCTGAACACAACATCCGTATCTTAGCTTTTTGTTATCGGTAACAAAGTATATTCTACGTAATTTTGGCCTAAATACGCAAATTCAAGCTAGAAAATggttaaatgaactaaaaatatcaataccgtAGTATTGGCCACGAGACGAGACCAAAACAATGAGACCGTGCTGTTTAGTATCGTGGAcattgattggctcagcctcaggcagcattactgacattagcatgctaattttattaGCCAAATTTGCAGCCGATCGCGTCAGACTAATAactttgttacttgacacatgctaactgttagcatgctaacattaacttaCTAACTTTTCAGCCAGTTTTTCAGCCAAACACCTCAAGTCatttgacttggtacttgacccatgctaactgttagcatttaagcatgctaactgttttttgccaattttatagCCCAACATCtcagagtcctataacttggtacttgacacatgctaacaataaATTACTAACGTTTTTAGCCGAACACCTAAAAGTCATATGACTTGTACTCgacccatgctaactgttagcattggagtatgctaacattttaaaccAGTTTTATAGCTGAACATATTCATTCAATGAACATCATCCACTTCTTTCCCGTTGCCACGGTTGGGAAACGAGCGCTATATCGATTTTTAGCTATAAGTTAATGCGGAATTTTTGCCAAAGCAAATTGACAAATGACACTGATCCCTGTCCGTCTTTCAGGTGCGCCAACGCTCAGGTGAGTACACCTGTGCTCCTTGTGTGCCCGGGGCGGTTCTCGTTAACATCGCCGACCTCATGCAGCGCTGGACCAGTGACCGCTTTGTCTCTGTGGTAAGCACACACCCCTTTCATCATCTTTGCCCATAAAATCGTACTATTATGCCGTAAAATAATGTtatgaacaacctcttaaaaaaacagttttagttGAGAACATTTATTTTTGGGAATCAAGACTCCTTATTGGATGTTCAACCTGTTTGTTAGCTCCACAAGGTCTTGCTGCCCCCTGCTGGCGACTGCAGTACACGACAGTCTCTGGCTTTCTTCGTGCAGCCGGACGACGAGGCCGTCATCACCTGCATCGACGGATCCAACAGGTACCCCCCAGTCAAGGGGGGCGCTTACCTCACCGAGCGGTTTGGCGACTCCTATGGCCAGGCTTGACACACTGCTCCGGgtattagcattagcatattTGTAAACTTTTTAGACAAATCGAGGCAATCGAAAGCTTTTTGCGCACATCTAAATACTTGGACAAGAGCGGGTCCAAAACTgtgtaggggtagcggggggtgtatcttgtagcgtcccgggagagttagtactgcaagggattctgggtatttgttctgttgtgtttatgttgtgttaagttgcggatgttctcccgtaatgtgtttgtcattcttgtttggtgtgggttcacagtgtggcgcatatttgtaacagtgttaaacttgtttatacggccaccttcagtgtgacctgtatggctgttgaccaagtatgcattgcatgagactcggacggcacgcacgcaaaggaaatgccatTAAGGTTAATTGGCACTCTGCACCTCTCCCTACGTGCGTATACACAGCGGCGtattaaaacgtcatacattttacttttagaaaccaattccgataatttccgatattacattttaaagcatttatctgccgataatatCTGCAGCCCGATACTATCGGACAGCCCTAGTTAGTATACTAGCTTTtattaagctaattttgtaggcatGCACCTTTAGTAATATTTTCTTacgtgatgcatgctaacgttagaagGCTAGCATTtgaaacgttttgttttttttaaacaagggcGTTCAAGATACGGCCATTTTTGGCCCGtactttgttttttattggcCTGCGACACAttctgaagacaaaaaaaaacctcATCCCGGATTAGAACATTGTTTGtctccctgtgatgaggtggcgacttgtccatggtgtaccccgccttccgcccaaatgcagctgagataggctccagcactccccgtgaccccaaaagggacaagcggtagaaaatgaatggatggatggatgcgcgTGAATGCTGAAATGTGCAAGCCGTACTTAAATGCTAGCGTTGGCATGATAacaatgcatcaagtaccaagtcatgacTGTGAAGCATACGCATCTAAAATGAGCTTAAAACATTAGCATATCACTATTATACATTTATAAAGGaccttaaataaaaaataaaatatgatgaTAATACATAATTCAGGGATAATTAGaattatgtaagacttttaaaaaaattcctttggtacaatttaatatttattaaaacatatataagtatttttttttttttataaaggatctcaaataaaaataaaatataatccatccatccatccattttctttataTAATTCAGGAATGATTAGAATAATGTAcgacttaaaaaaattaaatttattttgtaaaatataatacatgttttcCCTCGTGGCctcaaataataaattaaaataaactacaAATACCACAAAACGTAATAAAACTTTACAATAAAATaggtatatttaataaatacatgttCCTCCTAATGTCATCAGTGAGGATTGGACTATTGACTCATTTGACCAAATCCTGATGTGTTTTTATATTTTGCCATAAATACTGAATGAATCTGTCAGAAATACAATATTAGTTTCAGATGTAATGACCAACATCCACCACTAGATGGGACTAGAAACCCTTTTCAAAACAGATGTACTTGCTTTTACTCTGAAAGTCCTGgcaataaacaatttaaaatgcaaTAAATATATGTTTGTGAGCTGAGTGGTgtgaaatacaatacaatattagTTTCAGATGTAATGACCAACATCCACCACTAGATGGGACTAGAAACCCTTTTCAAAACAGATGTACTTGCTTTTACTCTGAAAGTCCTGgcaataaacaatttaaaatgcaaTAAATATATGTTTGTGAGCTGAGTGGTGTGAATGTGATTATGGTGATATTTTGTGTATATGCTTATTTTATTGATGTAAAATCATCATCAAACTAATCCTCATTAAAAGCACTTCTTGATGGCGATATAAAGAGGACCTACTGCGGGAGTTACCATGacagcaacattaaaaaaaattatgtaagttgaaaaaaacataatgtGTTGAAAGTATCAAAATGAAGAAATGTAACAACGTTCCTAgagagttttttgttgttgtaagccTGCAATATGACGCAGATGGATattaaaatatgaaatattataCAGAAAATGGTGCTGATGAGTGAGAGACACTCCCATATTAGCTTACAATATTTAAAATGACTCATGTAGACATATTGAAATTTTTCATCAATATGTCAAACACTGTTTatttttgataaatgttaccCCTTCAAGCATTCTATttaattccatttttttatatttcaaaataaaatgctgctacagtaataataataatcaggattcgggatgctttattattgtccaatcTTTAACATGTATAAGacgcataagaactgaaattacattgttGGCACAGGATGGAGTACATcatgaatacaaataaaataattacagTGGTCGTTATTTAAACATTGGGAATATTTTGGATGTTTTGTGTTTGTTAGGccactgtaaaaaataatataattaatattttattatattatatgcaAAAAACAAAGTATGTTATTGTTTCAGGGAGAGTTCTGTGCCGTGTCAATGACGccagttcaggggtgtccaaagtgtgaccgGCGGGTTCATTTGCGACCCGTGGCTAATTTTTTTAACAGCCTGCggcacattttgaaaaatattattacaaaaaaagcatgaaaagtggaataaaagaaaaTAGATGCAATGTAAcaggaaaatgttgcaatattgacagttgtttttattgctcaaaaaataaaaataaaaagtaaaaaatagtcAATGGATAAAACTGATATTGACTTTGAGATGTAAGCGTCAAgccaaaaataatatatattgacaaatgacttattttttaacacttttatgagttgggcTTTTTGGATTTTTAGCCtgattttttaaactgtcattgttcaaaaaataatcatttgaaaGCAGTGTTGTTGTGAATAATTACCTATTTTTTGGCTCTaattgcttcacatcaaatacttcatttggggaaaatgttttggagaaaatactgcatattttgtgtttttgccataaaaaacagtggGGAGgggggttgaaaaaaaaaagggcataaaacattaaaataataaaaactttaaGTCAACATGTAGATCTGAAAATAACAgtaaagtgttgaaagtaaaaaaaaaaaaaagtatttgactTGTAGTTTCAACACTTTATTGACTGAGATCACCAAAATTGAGAGGTGccttaatgcagtggtccccaaccaccggaccgtggcccggtaccgatccgcggaccgattggtaccgggccgcacaagaaattaaaaaaaataaagaataatatatatatatttttttttttatatatacattatatatcaatatagatcaagacagtctgcagggatacagtccgtaagcacacatgattgtatttatgaaaagaaaaaaaaagaaagaaaaaaaattacccccccgcccccttccTTTTTCACCGCCACTTACTAATAATTTAAAGTAtaagtttttttcattattatggaATCTTTGACGGAaatccatgaattgatttacgtggaccccgacttaaacaagttgaaaaacttattctggttttaccatttagtggtcaattgtacggaatatgtactgaactgtgcaatctactaatagaagtttcaatcaatcaatcaatcaatcaatccaacaatGTACATCATCCCACTTCCGCTCGGGCCGAACTAAACTCGTCTGTGATTGGCTTTCCCGGCTGTCAATCACTGCATGCCCCACGGCGTCTGCCGACCCACTGGAGAGGAAACTCTCGCACTAGAGGATTTACAAAAGGTTTCAAAGGGCGCCATGTATCGCACCAGAGTCCAGACATCGCCCATGCGACGTGGCGATGTGTTATTGCTCCGTGGAGGGGGCGTAAATTCCGTGGTTTGGACTCAGAAGGGGGCGGAGCCCACTGAAGATTGAGCGAGCAGCTACCTAAACACGACAGCTTTAATTCAGGTCAACCATGAAATAATCTTGTAATAAATCCATGTAAAAGTTCAAAAAGCCGCTTTAATTCAGGTTAACATTTAAATAATCTTGTAGTAAGTCTAAATACAAGTTCATAGAGTAGTGTGAAAACATTCAACATGGCTGACACCTGAAAAGACGAGAGCGGCTGATTGCTCCTCTCGCATTGGCTGAGGCGGGTCACGTGACGAAgctgcccccaccccaccccaaatTGTCTTTTTAAAAGACCCAAGTTTTTAGTTCTTAaagtcaaaaaaacagactttcgAAACAATGAGCTTCCCTGTTGTGGACTTCAGCGCCTTCACCCTCGACGTGGAAGACATTTGTCCGGCAGACTTGGACCGCCTGAGCAGGGACGTGAAAGAAGCTTTTACCCGAGTGGGCTTCGTCTTTTTGGACAACACAGGCGTCACGCAGGCGGAGgtgagacgacgacgacgacgacagcGCggatgttaccatgaattgattaacgtggaccaagttgaaaaacctattcccatttagtggtcaattgtacggaatatgtactgtactgtgcaatctactaataaaagttccaatcaatcaatcaatccattgtAAAGTGTCGTGTGCCGTCCAGGTGGATGACGTCATGGAAGCTTCCCGAAGGTTCTTCCTGCAGCCAGACCGCTTCAAGAAGGCATTCATCAGGAAAAGCGTGCCCAACTGTCCCCTGCACGGCTGGATCCCCATGGAGACGGAAAGGTAATAACACGACTATCTTCCACACTATTCCTGCAGGAAATGGCTAATTATTGTTACATATGCCCAGAAATATTCACATAATctattttctttgaaaaaaaaaatatatatatattttttattttttattttgagggTGGATCCAGGAACACCAGCAGCAGATCTAAAAGAGTCGTTCAACATGACTTCACTACATCCTGACATAGTAAGTACACTTAACTCAACAATACACTGACATAGTAAGTATACTTGACACAGTAACATGCTGACAAAGTAAGTATACTTCACACAATAATACTGCACATGCTTCTTTTTTATCATCCTGATAAAGTGAGTACACTTATCACAATATTATTGTACATGCTCCTTTTTAACATTCTGACACAGTGAGTATACTTAACACAATAATATTGTACATGCTGCATGCTGACATAGTAAGTATACTTAACACAATAATACTGAGGCATTCTACTTTTTAACATCCTGACAGAGTAAGTATACTTATCACAATAATACTGCACATGCTCCTTTTAAACATCCTGATAAAGTAAGTACACTTATCACAAAAATAGTGTACATGCTCCTTTTTAACACTCTGACATAGTGAGTATACTTAACACAATAATATTGTACATGCTGCATGCTGACATAGTAAGTATACTTAACACAATAATACTGAGGCATTCTACTTTTTAACATCCTGACAGAGTAAGTATACTTATCACAATAATACTGCACATGCTCCTTTTTAACATCCTAATGTAAGTCCACTTATCACAATAATATTGTACATGCTCCTTTTTAACATTCTGACATAGTGAGTATATACTTAACACAATAATATTGTACATGCTGACATAGTAAGTATACTTAACACAATAATACTGAGGCATTCTACTTTTTAACATCCTGACAGAGTAAGTATACTTATCACAATAATACTGCACATGCTCCTTTTTAACATCCTGATAAAGTCAATCCACTTATCACAAAAATACTGCACATGCTCCTTTTTAACATCCACTAATGTAAGTCCACTTATCACAATAATATTGTGCAAGCTCCTTTTTAACATTCTGACATAGTGAGTATATTTAACAATAACGTTGTACATGCTGCATGCTGACATAGTAAGTATACTTAACACAATAATACTGATGCATTCTACTTTTTAACATCTTGACATAGTAAGTATACTTATCACAATATGCTGACAATAAACTTAGCACTATAATACTAACTGATACATGCTACACTTTTTAACATGCTGACATAGTAAGAATACTTAACACAATAATACTGAGGCATTCTACTTTTTAACATCCTGACAGAGTAAGTATACTTATCACAATAATACTGCACATGCTCCTTTTAAACATCCTGATAAAGTAAGTACACTTATCACAAAAATAGTGTACATGCTCCTTTTTAACATTCTGACATAGTGAGTATACTTAACACAATAATATTGTACATGCTGCATGCTGACATAGTAAGTATACTTAACACAATAATACTGAGGCATTCTACTTTTTAACATCCTGACAGAGTAAGTATACTTATCACAATAATACTGCACATGCTCCTTTTTAACATCCTGATAAAGTCAATCCACTTATCACAAAAATACTGCACATGCTCCTTTTTAACATCTTAATAATGTAAGTCCACTTATCACAATAATATTGTGCAAGCTCCTTTTTAACATTCTGACATAGTGAGTATATTTAACAATAACGTTGTACATGCTGCATGCTGACATAGTAAGTATACTTAACCCAATAATACTGATGCATTCTACTTTTTAACATCTTGACATAGTAAGTATACTTATCACAATATGCTGACCATAAACTTAGCACTATAATACTAACTGATACATGCTACACTTTTTAACATGCTGACATAGTAAGTATACTTAACACAATAATACTGAGGCATTCTACTTTTTAACATCCTGATAGAGTAAGTATACTTATCACAATAATACTGCACATGCTCCTTTTTAACATCCTAATAATGTAAGTCCACTTATCACAATAATATTGTGCAAGCTCCTTTTTAACATTCTGACATAGTGAGTATATTTAACACAATAATGTTGTACATGCTGCATGCTGACATAGTAAGTATACTTAACACAATAATACTGATGC
This is a stretch of genomic DNA from Nerophis lumbriciformis linkage group LG29, RoL_Nlum_v2.1, whole genome shotgun sequence. It encodes these proteins:
- the LOC133571841 gene encoding uncharacterized protein isoform X3 — translated: MDASRRFFLLPDHLKQPLSRKTFPNSPNHGWVSLETERLNPQKPGDLKEAFNMSSLHRDIKWPSPEVAAGFRETQTAFFHRCKELSLRILKVMAHSLDLDPDVFLSAHRLIGDDENSTTLRSLYYPPVNRELAKEGQLRCGEHSDYGSITLLFQDSEGLQVRQRSGEYTCAPCVPGAVLVNIADLMQRWTSDRFVSVLHKVLLPPAGDCSTRQSLAFFVQPDDEAVITCIDGSNRYPPVKGGAYLTERFGDSYGQA
- the LOC133571841 gene encoding uncharacterized protein isoform X1 — encoded protein: MSIPVVDFSVCSLKVQDISRADLEPLSRDLKTAFTEVGFVFLDNTGITQAEVEDVMDASRRFFLLPDHLKQPLSRKTFPNSPNHGWVSLETERLNPQKPGDLKEAFNMSSLHRDIKWPSPEVAAGFRETQTAFFHRCKELSLRILKVMAHSLDLDPDVFLSAHRLIGDDENSTTLRSLYYPPVNRELAKEGQLRCGEHSDYGSITLLFQDSEGLQVRQRSGEYTCAPCVPGAVLVNIADLMQRWTSDRFVSVLHKVLLPPAGDCSTRQSLAFFVQPDDEAVITCIDGSNRYPPVKGGAYLTERFGDSYGQA
- the LOC133571841 gene encoding uncharacterized protein isoform X2, with the translated sequence MNVFLSLVGVCIHRHLIPVEDVMDASRRFFLLPDHLKQPLSRKTFPNSPNHGWVSLETERLNPQKPGDLKEAFNMSSLHRDIKWPSPEVAAGFRETQTAFFHRCKELSLRILKVMAHSLDLDPDVFLSAHRLIGDDENSTTLRSLYYPPVNRELAKEGQLRCGEHSDYGSITLLFQDSEGLQVRQRSGEYTCAPCVPGAVLVNIADLMQRWTSDRFVSVLHKVLLPPAGDCSTRQSLAFFVQPDDEAVITCIDGSNRYPPVKGGAYLTERFGDSYGQA